TTATGAAGTTATAAAGTCCATCCCCTAGGATCACAGCGATTGCAATGAAAACCTGCAGTTCATGTAATATTATtctgtaaattaaaaaaatttgataaaaagatACTGATGCTGAATTGCTGATAGGCGATAGCAcaataaaaaactgaaaaactaTAAGGAACTAAATTTTTCCTGGCATTACCCGGTACCCTTGGATTCCATGAAGATTGCTGGAAGAAAGGCCGGATTTGTACCAGTGACCTTCTTGAGTTTCAATCAGAGGCCACATGAGACCCCATGAAAGAATTGCTCCAACTAACAAAGATATGTTTATTATGTGTGGACATATCATTCCTACCCCAACATAAGTAGCAgagaaatcaaaataaaacCTGTTGCAGAGGCAAGTCAAaacaattattaataaataaattatgatttttatgTCTGCTAAGTAAACTGTCTGGCTAACAAGTTATTTTTCCTTGCAATACTCATAACAAGACCCTGTTTTCGAACGTAGGAGAGAGAAATTTTAAGAGATACTTGTTTTTATATGCTTTGAGGCCGAAAGAAGGGAAGCTTATAAATCCACAGTCATCCCCTGCAGTAAAGAACCATTGAAAGAATCCCCACAAAAAGCTGAAGGATAAGAACTTGCCCAATTCTTTCACTTGTTTCCTAGCAGAAACAATATTTGTCAATTGAATTTGAAAAGTTAGACATGTTAATTAGCATGTTAATTTACTAAAAACTTGTGATTGACAAAACCAAAGGGCTTTAAATCTTTACTTAGCTAGCTTTGCACCCTGAGGCGTGTGGAAGCTGTTGATAAGGTGAGCAGTTGCAGTGCCACTCGGATATATCAGTTTGTAGTCTATGATCATAATCTGAGACAAAAAAATCAAGTTTTTAGtgttgaaaaaaaaatgaatcaagTTTATAATTTCATCTCATATGTACCTTTCTGAGAGGAACAACCGAGAAGAGGCCTATGAAACTAACTATGAACAGAAAACCAATGATCCATCCCAAACTCAGACTCTTCGTATTCTGAGAATCATTAGCTTCTGTTGCCTGTTTGCTAATTGTTTCACTCATTGCGAAAAGGTAGCTTCCAAATCCTCCTATTAAGATTAATATCCAACTCATTGTTAACAAAACTACATATAACAAATTATTGTACTAGAGATTACAGCAATACTACAAATCATATATGATACGAAGAAAAGAAGACATACCACTGAAAGCAATACCAGATGTCGCGACAACACATGTCTGAATCACTGTATTTTCCTGCCTGGTAAATGGTACTTTCAACAATCCTGATCTATCCAAGAACGCGGTCCATACCTTAATAAAGAAAAACCCCAGAAGCCCCGCGGAGACGTTAAGAGAAGGTATGATCCCAGAGGTTAAATTAAGCTTCATCACTATAACACTAAACAAAATTCCCAACACAAAGCTAACAACAAAAGCCCTGATAGTCAGCTGACTTCTCCATGTCGGAACCTCCTTGTCCTTAAAAATCATCTCAATGGACAACACTTCTTTCTTTTCACTCTCATCATCTTCTAGTCCATTCTTTTGTTGCACCATCCCCTTCCTCTGGTTCAAAACTTGCTCTTCTGGCTCTCGAAGGCCTTCGGAGTAGCCATTACCAGTGGCCTCATCCTCTCTAGTAGCAGCCATTTTGAGCAAAAAATGGTTAAGAAATTATGGAGAAAATGAGGGAGGAGGGGCCTCAGTGAATCTATATATAGAGACTGATATGCTCTTGTGGAAAAagattcttgtttttttttttactaaatttaCATTACAAGATTCTTGATTCAAAGAAATGTTACAGCTGCATGATAATCAATCATGTACTTGTCAAATTGATTTGGTTAAGTATGTCATTAAGGGATtacattaaaatcaaaataaaaatttgattttaattgattaagtgTATCTTGTATTAGCAACTTTGTAGTTTGTTCACAAGTTCATACAACTTTGTAGTTTGTTTGCCTGAGGCAAAATTACAGTATTCTGTTCAGAGCATCTGCAACATTGTCAAGcttttaacaaaaaaacaaagtGACGTATCAAAGATAAAATTTACCCAAAGTatgtatgaattttataaatggtAAAAAGATTTTGTTGATAATTATAGTATTCCTCTTGATGCTGGTTATATCCGTAATATATTACTTTATatagttaataatatatttcgCTACCAGTGAGATTATTAATTCTTGTTCAGTAGTTCGCCGAACTCATTAAATATC
This genomic window from Daucus carota subsp. sativus chromosome 7, DH1 v3.0, whole genome shotgun sequence contains:
- the LOC108193956 gene encoding probable metal-nicotianamine transporter YSL7, with product MAATREDEATGNGYSEGLREPEEQVLNQRKGMVQQKNGLEDDESEKKEVLSIEMIFKDKEVPTWRSQLTIRAFVVSFVLGILFSVIVMKLNLTSGIIPSLNVSAGLLGFFFIKVWTAFLDRSGLLKVPFTRQENTVIQTCVVATSGIAFSGGFGSYLFAMSETISKQATEANDSQNTKSLSLGWIIGFLFIVSFIGLFSVVPLRKIMIIDYKLIYPSGTATAHLINSFHTPQGAKLAKKQVKELGKFLSFSFLWGFFQWFFTAGDDCGFISFPSFGLKAYKNKFYFDFSATYVGVGMICPHIINISLLVGAILSWGLMWPLIETQEGHWYKSGLSSSNLHGIQGYRVFIAIAVILGDGLYNFIKVITKTSVELAKQLQNKDPATILPLADKGSPEAKAASFDDQRRTQLFLKDQIPSWLALGGYVIIAAIAAGTLPQIFSPLKWYHVLVIYIFAPVLAFCNAYGCGLTDWSLASTYGKLAIFAIGAWAGKDQGGVLAGLAACGVMMNIVSTASDLSQDFKTGYLTLASPRSMFVSQVIGTAMGCVISPCVFWLFYKAFDDIGTPDSEYSAPYALVYRNIAILGVEGFYSLPKNCLTICYILFAGAIIINALRDFGPKRWTKYIPLPMAMAIPFYLGPYFAIDMCVGSLILFIWEKMDKVKADAFGPAVASGLICGDGIWALPSSILALAGVKPPICMKFLSRATNVKVDKFLNP